The following proteins are encoded in a genomic region of Pseudobacteriovorax antillogorgiicola:
- a CDS encoding class I SAM-dependent methyltransferase codes for MDEAYIRLLVDLHCGQERQGPGGPESTQRAIDLAGLKAGGQLAIADIGCGTGSSSLYLAQQLGATLTSVDFAAPFIEKLKQKAQDSEVQDSIKSLVANMEDLPFDDSSFDVLWSEGAIYNIGFENGVRRWRRFLRPGGTLAVSEITWITGARPKEIEDYWKDAYPEIGTASSKMKILEAEGYSPIGYFYLPHSDWLDHYYLPLKNQLEAFASRNEGNSRVDSIVAQEKAEFDMYDKFKDYYSYGFYIARKID; via the coding sequence ATGGATGAAGCATATATCAGACTACTCGTTGATTTACATTGTGGTCAGGAACGGCAGGGTCCAGGTGGGCCGGAGTCTACCCAACGAGCTATAGACTTAGCTGGACTGAAGGCCGGTGGTCAGCTCGCTATTGCAGATATAGGTTGCGGTACAGGATCTTCATCACTGTACCTAGCGCAACAGCTGGGAGCTACACTTACGTCAGTGGACTTTGCGGCACCTTTTATTGAGAAACTTAAACAAAAGGCTCAGGACAGTGAGGTGCAAGATAGTATCAAATCATTAGTGGCAAATATGGAAGACTTGCCATTTGACGACTCTAGCTTCGATGTCCTCTGGTCCGAGGGAGCCATCTACAACATAGGATTTGAAAATGGCGTTCGCAGGTGGCGCCGCTTTCTCCGTCCAGGGGGAACTTTGGCGGTTTCCGAGATCACATGGATCACAGGTGCAAGACCCAAAGAAATAGAAGACTATTGGAAAGATGCCTACCCAGAAATAGGTACAGCCTCATCAAAAATGAAAATCCTTGAGGCTGAGGGCTACAGCCCTATCGGATACTTTTACTTGCCGCATTCTGATTGGCTTGATCATTACTACCTACCGCTCAAAAACCAGTTGGAGGCATTCGCGAGCCGCAACGAGGGTAACAGCCGAGTTGATTCAATCGTTGCGCAGGAAAAAGCTGAATTTGATATGTACGATAAGTTTAAGGACTACTACAGCTACGGTTTTTATATTGCTCGTAAAATCGATTAG